From Methylococcus capsulatus:
AACTACAAATGGCTCGTAAGTTGGATCAGCTGGCTGCGTGAGTACGCCAGCAACGGCCGGATCTTCTGATTCTAACGGAGAGGATTGGGACTCGCCGGGTCCGCCCGACCCGGCGAGTTTATTGTGCGCGGAATGCAGACGGCTTGTGGCTTTGGTATTTGACAAGGGGTTGTTTGCGGTTCTGTTGGCCTTGATCTTTTGGCTGCCACTGCCCTGGGGCAGCAACTGGGAAGGGGCTGTTTATTTTTTTTCCAGCATCGCATTCGTGCTCGGAGCGGGTTGTTGCCTGTTGTATGCTCACGGTGGTCTTCCGCTCACGACCGCGTTTCGCAAGGCGTGGCCTGCTATGCTTCTGATCGGCGCGAGTGTCGTCTGGGTGGCTTTCCAAGGCTCCACATGGTTTTCCGATTTGGCGGAAAAGTGGGGTCCTCGGGCTGCACTGGTCTATCCGGATGCGCGCCAGATCGATCCCGGGCTTTTGTTTTCTTTTAGTACCGATCCGTACTACACCCGCCTCGCAGCATTCCGGGGGGCTGCCTATCTGGCCATGTTCGCGATCATTCTGTTGCTTGTCCGCGATCAGCCGAGGGTCCGGTGGCTGGCCTATACGATGGTGAGCTGCGGGGTCTTCGAAGCCTTGTACGGTTCGGCCAAGTCATTGACGGGACTGGAGTTCGGTTTCTTCGGCAAGGAGATTGGCAAAGCCGTCGCGACCGGCACCTTTGTCCACCGCAATCACCTTGCCGGCCTCCTGGAGATGACGTTGGCGGTGGGGGTTGGCTTGTTGATTTCCGGCAGGTATTCCTCTCCCGGTGGCAACTGGCGCGATTGGCTGCGAGGGCTGGCGACCTTCCTGCTCAGCGAGAAGGCACCTCTTCGCATCGCGGTCGTGATCATGGCGGTCGGTTTGGTGCTCACACGGTCTCGCATGGGGAACGTGGGGTTCGCGGCTTCCTTGACCATCGCCGGCGCCGTCTACTTGCTGTTTGTGCGATCCTCGAAGTTCTCGAGAGGTCTCGTGTTGGTCTTCTTCTTGAGCATAGTGCTCGTCGATGTCCTGGTCATCGGCAGTTATTTCGGAATCGAAGAAGTGGCGCGGCGCTTGGAGCAGACTACGGTAGTGGAGGCGTCGAATCGGGTCGATCTGTTCGACTATGCATTGCCATATGTGTCGGACTACCTGCCGTTCGGTGCGGGAGCGGGTTCCTTCGTGGCGTCTTTTCTGCCTTATGGCGGGCCGGAGGTGGTCACTCCTTACGATCATGCCCATAACGACTATCTGGAGTTTCTCGGCGAATGGGGGATAGGGTTTCTGCCCATGGCGCTCGCTGTGGCGTTGAGTCTGGTGGTTGCGTTGTTTGCGCTGCGTCAGCGGCATGACGCTGTGCTGAAGGCTGCGGCTTTTGCCTCGTTCATGGGTATCCTGGCGCTATTGATACATTCATGCGTTGACTTCAATTTGCAGATACCGGCAAACGCCGGCTTCTTTGTTGTGCTCATGGCGTTGGCATGGGTTTCAGCTTTTAGTCATCCGCATCGCGATGCTAAGACATCTCCAACTGTGGATGCCAAGTATGGAAGCAGATCGCTCCGAAGGAGACGGCAGTGAGCAGGGAACGAAGGCATATCTTCTGCCGCGGGGTCCTACTGTTCGGTCTGTTTGCAGCGATACCCGCTGTAAGGGTGGTTGCTGGAGGTATGGGGGCAAACGCTCCAAGCGGGTATAGTTCGTATGTTTCTCCCTTGGTATCAGGAGGTGCGGATAGCCCTTATCTTCGGACTCGCCCCATCCTGGATACTGGGGGAGCGCCGACCGAGGGTGCAGGCTGGCTGGAAGGGTTTCGGCTGCCATTATTGACGCGAATCCGTGTGGGCGAATATTACGACGACAATGTCTTTTATAGTAATCTGAATCGCCGGTCTTCTTTCGTCACTGTCGTGAACCCGCAATTTTTGGTTCCGATGCGTTTTGGTAAACAGAATTTGGGGTTGGGTTATTCCTTTCGCGGCAGCATTTACGAAAATGCCTCGCAAAACAATTATGTCGATAATTATCTCAATGCGTTTGGGGATCTGGAATTCAATCACCGTGCCAGGCTAATGTTGAACGGCAGTCTGGTCTTTGCTCACGATCCGATCGGCACTATGTTCAGTCAGGGTAATGTGGCCAATTTGCTGAGCGAGCCCAACGAATGGCATGAGGAGACTTTCGGAGCACAGTTCCGCTATGGGGCGAACAAGGCAAAAGGACGCTTTGACCTTTACTTCAATTTTGTGAGCAGAACCTACGATAACCATCCGTTGCTCACCAAGGGCAGAGACGTCAATGGCTATACGCTCGGAGGTACGTTTTACTATCGGGTGATGCCAAAAACCTCGCTATTGGTCCAAGTGGACCAGATTTTGTCAGACTATCAGTACACTCCACCGGGTGCACCGTCATTGGATAGCCTGCAAGGTCGTTACTTGGCGGGTGTATTGTGGGAACCCACTGCAAAAACGACGGGTTCGCTCCGTGCGGGATACCTGACCAAGGACTTCAGCGATTCATCGCTGGGGGCCTTTGGTTTGCCGACCTATGAAGCCGCGGTTTCCTGGGCACCCCAGACCTATTCCACGTTTCGACTCGCAGCGTCGAGAATCGCTAACGAATCGGTTTATTTAGGGGCGTCGTTTAGCGACAGCCAATATTACGCTTTGTCCTGGAACCATGTGTGGCTCGAACGTTTCAGCAGCCGCCTCGAAGTCAATGCCCGCGAAGATAAGTACCAAAACTCGGACATCAACAACAGGGGTTATGGCGTGTTTGCGGGTTTTTATTACAAACCTCAACACTGGCTGACGACGGGGCTTAACTATTTCTACAATCAGCGGCGCTCGACTCGGAATCAATACGACTATGACCGAAACATGATAGAGCTGAATTTTCAGATGAATATGTAGATATTCAGCGGTGATAATAATATCATGTACCTCTCTTCTTGCTGAGGGATACCTGCATTGGGTTTTGGTATTGTTTTCTTGGCTCTCAAGCAGACGCAGTTATTGTATCCGGGTATGGATTTTTTATCTGCGGGCGCGATGTGCTGATTCTGGGCCGGAATGAAGAAAGTCGATGAAACGGATTATTTATTTCGTTTGTTTGTTGGTTGCAGTGATCCCGTTCTATTGCCATGGCGAGGAACGTCCTGCGGTGTCTGACTACCGTTTGGGTTCGGGGGATTTGATCAAGATTTACGTCCTCAATGAGGAAAACCTCAGCATGGAAGTCAGATTGAGTGACGCTGGGACGATTTCCTATCCCTTTCTTGGGGAAATCCATGCGTTGGGGCGCACTGTCAGCGAGCTTGCGGCTGAAATCACTCGTGGTCTGAAGGGGCCTTATTTAGTCGATCCTAAGGTTAGCGTCAGTGTGGTCGAGTATAGAAAGTTTTTCATCGGGGGAGAGGTAAAAGCACCGGGCGGTTATCCGTTTCAGCCGGGTCTTACCATACAGAAGGCGGTGGCTTTGGCAGGTGGCTTTACGGAAAGAGCATCAAGCGACATCGTAGTGATCCACGAAGATGATCCTATGCAAACGCCGGTAGATGCGAATCTGATGACGCCGGTGCGGCCTGGGGACGTCATTACCGTTAAAGAAAGTTTTTTCTGATTCATGCCAGGCATCGTATCGCTTCCGATTTCTTCACTTCGTCATGAATGACAAGCCAATCTATTCGCCGATAGTTCAGAGCAACTTTCCCCAAGTGGTCAATCCTCCATATGAAGGAGGTGGTTATCAAGCAGACGAAGAAGAACTCGATCTGAGACGCTACTGGAATGTCATTCGCCGCCACTTATGGGGCATTCTGGGCCTTGCGGGTTCGGTATCGG
This genomic window contains:
- a CDS encoding O-antigen ligase family protein — encoded protein: MALVFDKGLFAVLLALIFWLPLPWGSNWEGAVYFFSSIAFVLGAGCCLLYAHGGLPLTTAFRKAWPAMLLIGASVVWVAFQGSTWFSDLAEKWGPRAALVYPDARQIDPGLLFSFSTDPYYTRLAAFRGAAYLAMFAIILLLVRDQPRVRWLAYTMVSCGVFEALYGSAKSLTGLEFGFFGKEIGKAVATGTFVHRNHLAGLLEMTLAVGVGLLISGRYSSPGGNWRDWLRGLATFLLSEKAPLRIAVVIMAVGLVLTRSRMGNVGFAASLTIAGAVYLLFVRSSKFSRGLVLVFFLSIVLVDVLVIGSYFGIEEVARRLEQTTVVEASNRVDLFDYALPYVSDYLPFGAGAGSFVASFLPYGGPEVVTPYDHAHNDYLEFLGEWGIGFLPMALAVALSLVVALFALRQRHDAVLKAAAFASFMGILALLIHSCVDFNLQIPANAGFFVVLMALAWVSAFSHPHRDAKTSPTVDAKYGSRSLRRRRQ
- a CDS encoding outer membrane beta-barrel protein: MSRERRHIFCRGVLLFGLFAAIPAVRVVAGGMGANAPSGYSSYVSPLVSGGADSPYLRTRPILDTGGAPTEGAGWLEGFRLPLLTRIRVGEYYDDNVFYSNLNRRSSFVTVVNPQFLVPMRFGKQNLGLGYSFRGSIYENASQNNYVDNYLNAFGDLEFNHRARLMLNGSLVFAHDPIGTMFSQGNVANLLSEPNEWHEETFGAQFRYGANKAKGRFDLYFNFVSRTYDNHPLLTKGRDVNGYTLGGTFYYRVMPKTSLLVQVDQILSDYQYTPPGAPSLDSLQGRYLAGVLWEPTAKTTGSLRAGYLTKDFSDSSLGAFGLPTYEAAVSWAPQTYSTFRLAASRIANESVYLGASFSDSQYYALSWNHVWLERFSSRLEVNAREDKYQNSDINNRGYGVFAGFYYKPQHWLTTGLNYFYNQRRSTRNQYDYDRNMIELNFQMNM
- a CDS encoding polysaccharide biosynthesis/export family protein, translating into MKRIIYFVCLLVAVIPFYCHGEERPAVSDYRLGSGDLIKIYVLNEENLSMEVRLSDAGTISYPFLGEIHALGRTVSELAAEITRGLKGPYLVDPKVSVSVVEYRKFFIGGEVKAPGGYPFQPGLTIQKAVALAGGFTERASSDIVVIHEDDPMQTPVDANLMTPVRPGDVITVKESFF